Proteins from a genomic interval of Quercus robur chromosome 9, dhQueRobu3.1, whole genome shotgun sequence:
- the LOC126700798 gene encoding protein ALP1-like, protein MDNPSLPAAIMGAATSVIALGVVLLKGLRSRRVMPREPHVNREEPDKDTPLEIRNSSRFNSYFKDCVGAIDGTHVRASVPIQIQGRFRGKKDGTTQNVLATATFDLKFTYVLAGWEGSAHDSRVLNDALSRPRGLKIPESKYYLGDAGYGVRKGIISPYRGVRYHLKEFSDNPPRNDKELFNLPHSSLCNSIERCFGVLKKRFRVLDAEPFWSFPTQVDVVLACCIIHNHIIGVDPLDSIMNNGLCGSSLANDSTSRRVQKSQREV, encoded by the exons aTGGATAACCCATCACTTCCGGCTGCCATAATGGGGGCAGCTACATCTGTTATTGCTTTGGGTGTTGTTCTTTTGAAAGGACTAAGATCTAGAAGAGTTATGCCTAGAGAACCTCATGTTAATCGAGA AGAGCCTGACAAAGATACACCTTTGGAGATAAGAAATAGTAGCAGGTTTAACTCCTATTTTAAG GATTGTGTGGGAGCTATTGATGGAACTCATGTTCGTGCATCTGTTCCAATTCAAATACAAGGAAGGTTTCGTGGCAAAAAGGATGGAACAACACAAAATGTCCTCGCTACTGCTACCTTCGACTTAAAATTCACTTATGTATTAGCTGGTTGGGAAGGAAGTGCACATGATTCACGTGTCTTAAATGATGCACTCTCTAGGCCAAGGGGATTAAAAATTCCTGAAA gtaaatattatcttggtgATGCTGGTTATGGAGTTCGGAAAGGAATTATATCCCCTTATCGTGGTGTTCGTTACCATTTGAAAGAGTTTAGTGATAACCCGCCAAGAAATGACAAAGAATTATTCAATCTTCCCCATTCTTCTTTATGCAATAGCATTGAGCGttgttttggggttttgaaGAAACGTTTTCGTGTGTTAGATGCAGAACCTTTTTGGTCATTCCCAACACAAGTGGATGTAGTCTTAGCTTGTTGCATAATTCACAATCATATAATAGGAGTTGACCCTTTAGACTCAATTATGAACAATGGGCTTTGTGGTAGTTCACTTGCAAATGACAGTACAAGTAGAAGAGTCCAAAAATCACAAAGGGAAGtctaa
- the LOC126700799 gene encoding uncharacterized protein LOC126700799 yields the protein MGNKKDTQKVKDTKTNFRWLQPMQNLLLEILADEALHVNKQSNTFKHASYAKVAEAITEKFMIECTPKHVEHRFKTLKTNWNTIALLCNKKSGFGWNDNSKMITCDRTVYDEEAHPNHAQFLNKKIEMFDEMALVVGKDMATGGFSKGVGDIGVEALDDSPSLVDADVDDISKKKQVDPSHVASNETRSHRKRSHATMIEDAVYQDLSIQLGKVASAIEKISKNQLNFGSLYEEVMKMDGFEENMLAFAFDHLNGDEKQARSFMLKNDKLRRQWLQNFFDNYLSQF from the exons ATGGGAAATAAAAAGGATACTCAGAAGGTCAAGGACACCAAGACCAACTTTAGGTGGTTACAACCAATGCAGAATTTATTACTTGAGATACTTGCAGATGAGGCTCTTCATGTAAACAAGCAATCCAACACATTTAAACATGCATCATATGCTAAAGTAGCTGAAGCAATTACTGAGAAATTTATGATTGAATGTACTCCAAAGCATGTGGAACATCGCTTTAAAACACTTAAAACCAATTGGAATACAATTGCATTACTTTGTAATAAGAAAAGCGGGTTTGGATGGAATGATAATTCGAAAATGATCACCTGTGATAGGACAGTGTATGATGAAGAA GCACATCCAAATCATGCACAATTtctaaataagaaaattgagATGTTTGATGAGATGGCTTTGGTTGTGGGTAAGGATATGGCTACAGGAGGTTTTTCCAAGGGAGTAGGTGATATAGGTGTAGAAGCATTGGATGACTCACCTTCGCTTGTTGATGCTGATGTTGATGACATATCCAAAAAGAAGCAAGTTGATCCCTCACATGTGGCCTCAAATGAAACAAGGTCTCACAGGAAACGAAGTCATGCTACTATGATTGAAGATGCTGTTTACCAAGATTTGTCCATACAACTTGGTAAGGTTGCTTCTGCAATAGAAAAGATTTCTAAAAATCAACTAAATTTTGGTAGTCTTTATGAAGAAGTTATGAAGATGGatggatttgaagaaaatatgcTTGCGTTTGCATTTGACCATTTGAATGGGGATGAAAAACAAGCAAGGTCATTCATGTTGAAAAATGACAAGCTCCGTAGACAATGGCTGCAAAACTTCTTTGACAACTATTTAAGCCAATTTTGA